One genomic region from Pseudoduganella dura encodes:
- a CDS encoding YihY/virulence factor BrkB family protein, translating to MTHTAAGMHDAQTGIATAELRTNEQTKASKSGSSDVLSSPYVLGGAALGIAAAGYALVRHRKAAPYKKAALHKKAVPHKKAAPTNTPPESSGDQGDILKVVGMLVSLAASFASATSNAKVDASAIKNDVQVVPTRSEDHPPDVKDAQPDKTTTPRPTFEQTSASWIGRQWQIFLAAGNAWIDDYAPSMGAALSYYMLFSLAPLLVIVIAIAGMVFGHDAAQGAIITQLGGIMGEEGATAVQGLLKAANESSTGIIASITGGFLLLLGATAIFSELQTDLDRIWQVPEKDKPSGIWGWLRSRVLSFGLVLGLAFMLMMSLVVSAALAASGEWLGGGSEAGSVVANVLNFAATLGIFTVLFAMIYKIMPSAKISWHDVWMGAAVTALLFNVGKSLIALYLAKSDVASGFGAAGSIVILVAWFYYSAQIFLFGAEYTWVYANSKVRSKD from the coding sequence ATGACCCATACCGCTGCAGGAATGCATGACGCCCAAACCGGCATCGCCACCGCCGAGCTGCGGACGAATGAACAAACCAAAGCATCGAAATCCGGATCTTCGGACGTGCTCTCTTCTCCGTATGTGCTTGGCGGGGCTGCACTGGGGATCGCGGCAGCGGGCTATGCGCTCGTCAGGCACAGGAAAGCCGCGCCATATAAAAAGGCCGCACTACATAAGAAAGCCGTACCACATAAGAAAGCCGCACCAACCAATACGCCGCCGGAGAGCAGTGGGGACCAGGGCGATATTCTGAAAGTGGTTGGTATGCTTGTTTCACTGGCCGCCTCTTTTGCTTCGGCTACCAGCAACGCCAAGGTCGACGCGTCCGCCATCAAGAACGACGTACAGGTTGTTCCGACGCGTTCGGAGGACCACCCGCCTGATGTGAAGGATGCTCAACCAGACAAAACCACGACCCCGCGCCCAACGTTCGAACAAACCTCGGCAAGCTGGATTGGCAGGCAGTGGCAAATATTCCTGGCGGCGGGCAATGCATGGATCGATGATTACGCACCGAGCATGGGAGCGGCGCTTTCGTATTACATGCTGTTTTCCCTGGCTCCCTTGCTGGTCATCGTCATCGCCATTGCCGGCATGGTATTTGGACACGATGCGGCGCAAGGCGCGATTATCACGCAGCTGGGAGGTATCATGGGGGAGGAAGGGGCGACTGCCGTGCAGGGTTTGCTCAAGGCTGCGAATGAATCGTCGACCGGAATCATTGCAAGCATCACTGGCGGGTTCCTGCTGCTGTTGGGTGCGACTGCGATTTTCAGCGAACTGCAAACCGATCTGGACCGCATCTGGCAGGTGCCGGAAAAAGATAAGCCGTCGGGTATATGGGGATGGTTACGGAGCCGCGTTCTATCCTTTGGCCTGGTCCTGGGGCTCGCTTTCATGCTGATGATGTCGCTCGTCGTCAGCGCTGCGCTTGCAGCGTCCGGGGAATGGTTGGGCGGTGGTTCGGAAGCGGGAAGCGTTGTCGCCAATGTATTGAATTTTGCTGCCACGTTGGGCATCTTCACGGTTCTGTTTGCGATGATCTACAAGATCATGCCAAGTGCAAAGATATCCTGGCACGACGTGTGGATGGGGGCGGCAGTAACGGCCTTGCTCTTCAACGTGGGCAAATCGCTGATTGCCTTGTACCTGGCAAAATCGGACGTGGCCTCCGGTTTTGGTGCGGCCGGCTCCATTGTGATTCTCGTCGCGTGGTTCTACTATTCGGCCCAGATTTTCCTGTTTGGCGCTGAATACACATGGGTGTATGCAAACAGCAAGGTACGGAGCAAGGACTGA
- a CDS encoding VOC family protein has product MTNYKPQGHSDLSPYLVVNGAAAVIDFVKTVFDAQELYRHPGENGSILHAEVRIGDTVVMLSDPNAGWEPRPAHVHVYVRDVDATYARALAAGAQPLQAPVRKEDPDKRGGVLDAGGTSWWISTRQA; this is encoded by the coding sequence ATGACCAACTACAAGCCACAGGGCCACAGCGACCTTTCGCCCTACCTGGTAGTCAACGGCGCGGCAGCAGTCATCGACTTCGTGAAAACCGTATTCGATGCCCAGGAGCTGTACCGCCATCCGGGCGAAAACGGATCGATCCTCCACGCGGAGGTGCGCATCGGCGACACCGTCGTCATGCTATCGGACCCGAATGCCGGTTGGGAGCCGAGGCCCGCCCACGTGCATGTCTACGTGCGCGACGTGGACGCCACGTATGCCAGGGCCCTCGCTGCAGGAGCCCAACCGCTCCAGGCCCCGGTGCGAAAGGAAGACCCTGACAAGCGCGGCGGCGTGCTCGATGCAGGTGGGACATCCTGGTGGATCAGTACGCGGCAGGCTTAG
- a CDS encoding TetR/AcrR family transcriptional regulator, which yields MTQDGKALEVPPRRRRKDDRPGEIIEAALALFVVNGFAATKLSDVAQRAGVVKGTLYRYFDTKESLFRAVVQHLQVENLEVVRQAGLQETGPFAQVLTTMLARIAQTVSESKIPAIVRMVLAESRSFPDLSSIWHDEIVAPMLGAMTSMIASAQARGELGPGDPRLHAMSIMGPMLMGILYQEVFRSSTNDWLDLESLARQHTATILKGMKSDL from the coding sequence ATGACGCAGGACGGCAAGGCACTGGAAGTCCCACCTCGGCGCCGGCGTAAGGACGACCGCCCTGGTGAGATCATCGAAGCGGCGTTAGCGCTATTCGTCGTAAATGGTTTTGCTGCGACAAAACTGAGCGACGTTGCGCAACGGGCTGGCGTAGTCAAAGGCACCCTATATCGGTACTTTGATACCAAAGAGTCGCTTTTCAGAGCAGTCGTGCAGCACCTTCAGGTGGAAAACCTAGAAGTAGTAAGGCAGGCCGGGCTACAAGAAACCGGCCCGTTTGCACAAGTGTTGACAACCATGCTGGCACGGATCGCGCAGACCGTCAGTGAAAGCAAGATTCCAGCAATCGTCAGGATGGTGCTTGCAGAAAGTCGCAGTTTCCCCGATCTCAGCTCTATCTGGCACGATGAGATAGTGGCACCAATGCTGGGGGCGATGACAAGCATGATCGCCAGCGCGCAGGCACGTGGTGAGTTAGGCCCAGGCGATCCACGGCTGCATGCAATGTCCATTATGGGGCCAATGCTGATGGGAATCTTGTACCAAGAAGTATTCCGCAGCTCTACTAACGATTGGCTCGATCTGGAAAGTTTGGCACGTCAGCATACGGCCACGATTCTAAAAGGAATGAAGTCCGACCTATGA
- a CDS encoding FAD-dependent monooxygenase, with product MSDKVLIVGAGPTGLVLALWLTSQGVPVRIIDKSTGAGETSRAMAVQARTLELYRQLGLADPVVAAGHKDLAINFWAGGERRAELSLGDAGEGMTPYPFLLVYPQDQHERFLIERLTAMGVTVERETEMLSFKEQDNYVVVRLRKPDGSEETCLSRYIAGCDGARSQVRKQLGGSFEGGTYKQVFYVADVTLTGLEPASEAHIALDGSDFVMVLPYGDSGQFRLIGTVRGERAEQADTLTFDDVSHEAIDKLDVKINLVNWFSHYRVHHRVTDSFRHGRAFLLGDAAHVHSPAGGQGMNTGIGDAINLAWKLAAVMQNRASDTLLDSFDAERRTFARKVVDTTDRLFTFATAQGSFANFVRTHIFPTVASVAYGVDSVRAFMFRTVSQTMLTYQESPLSKGEAGSIKGGDRLPWVSIDNTDNYEPLRSIGWQLQVYGVASPELQAWCERHTVTLRTFIWRAAYKDAGLAQDAAYLLRPDTYVGFACQDQSITAFDGYMSAHGIALRK from the coding sequence ATGTCTGACAAAGTATTGATCGTGGGCGCTGGCCCGACTGGCCTAGTGTTGGCACTATGGCTGACTAGCCAAGGTGTACCTGTACGTATCATCGACAAGAGTACTGGCGCGGGAGAAACTTCTCGCGCCATGGCTGTGCAGGCGCGTACGCTTGAACTGTATCGCCAGCTTGGCCTTGCTGATCCTGTCGTTGCGGCTGGCCATAAGGATTTAGCAATAAACTTCTGGGCCGGGGGGGAACGTCGCGCCGAGCTATCGCTGGGCGACGCAGGCGAAGGCATGACGCCATACCCATTCCTCTTGGTTTATCCGCAAGATCAGCACGAGCGTTTTCTGATCGAGCGTTTGACGGCAATGGGTGTTACGGTCGAACGCGAAACAGAGATGCTGTCGTTCAAAGAGCAGGACAATTACGTAGTGGTCCGACTGCGTAAGCCGGACGGATCGGAGGAGACATGCCTGTCGCGGTATATTGCCGGCTGTGACGGCGCCCGTTCGCAGGTGCGTAAACAGCTCGGCGGCAGTTTCGAGGGCGGAACATATAAGCAAGTTTTCTACGTAGCTGACGTCACACTGACTGGCTTGGAACCCGCCAGCGAGGCCCACATTGCACTCGACGGCAGCGATTTCGTCATGGTACTTCCATACGGTGACAGCGGCCAGTTCCGCCTAATCGGTACCGTTCGTGGCGAGCGAGCAGAACAGGCCGACACGCTTACCTTCGATGATGTCAGCCATGAAGCGATCGACAAGCTTGACGTCAAGATCAACCTTGTAAACTGGTTCTCGCATTATCGTGTCCATCACCGTGTCACGGACAGCTTCCGCCACGGCCGCGCCTTTTTACTTGGTGACGCCGCGCACGTTCACAGCCCGGCCGGCGGACAAGGAATGAATACAGGTATCGGCGACGCCATCAACCTGGCCTGGAAGCTCGCTGCGGTGATGCAGAACCGCGCGTCCGACACGCTACTCGACAGTTTCGATGCGGAGCGTAGGACGTTCGCCCGTAAGGTCGTCGATACGACTGATCGCCTGTTTACCTTTGCCACGGCCCAAGGCAGCTTTGCAAACTTCGTACGTACACACATCTTTCCTACCGTTGCAAGCGTTGCCTACGGCGTTGACAGTGTTCGTGCGTTCATGTTCCGCACGGTTTCCCAAACGATGCTGACCTACCAAGAAAGTCCGCTCAGCAAAGGCGAAGCTGGAAGTATCAAGGGGGGCGACCGCCTGCCGTGGGTGTCGATTGACAACACCGATAACTACGAGCCACTGCGTAGTATCGGATGGCAACTGCAGGTGTATGGCGTTGCGTCACCCGAATTACAGGCATGGTGCGAACGACATACTGTCACGCTACGGACCTTTATTTGGCGCGCGGCCTATAAGGATGCCGGGTTAGCGCAGGATGCCGCGTACTTGCTGCGCCCAGATACCTATGTGGGATTCGCCTGCCAGGATCAATCGATCACCGCGTTCGACGGCTATATGTCGGCGCACGGGATCGCCCTTCGCAAATGA
- a CDS encoding IS5 family transposase (programmed frameshift), with product MEAHLSTRCRSPKGGRPRINDRAALTGILSVLRTGYTWEYLPRELGCGSGMTCWRRLHEWMQAGVWQSVHEGVLRRLREYDQIMWDRACIDAASVPAPAGGEHTGRNPTDRGKLGCKHHLLVDQRGLPLVAQITGAQVDDSRMLITLVESIPAVKGLSGRARKRPGKLHADRAHASRAHRVWLRRRGMSARIARYGVESRERLGRWRWVVERTLGWLHRFRRLRIRYERRADIHQAFLSLACSLICWKYVERFCQAL from the exons ATCGAAGCTCATCTTTCAACTCGCTGTAGATCACCGAAGGGTGGGAGGCCGCGCATTAATGATCGTGCAGCCCTAACGGGAATCCTGTCTGTTCTTAGAACCGGATA TACCTGGGAGTACCTGCCGCGTGAGCTCGGGTGCGGCAGCGGCATGACGTGCTGGCGTCGGCTTCACGAATGGATGCAAGCAGGTGTCTGGCAGAGCGTGCACGAGGGGGTCCTGCGGCGGCTCCGCGAGTATGACCAGATCATGTGGGATCGAGCCTGCATTGACGCAGCCAGCGTGCCGGCACCGGCTGGGGGAGAGCATACTGGCCGAAACCCGACTGATCGCGGCAAGCTCGGCTGCAAACACCATTTACTAGTAGATCAGCGTGGACTGCCGCTTGTAGCGCAAATCACAGGCGCGCAGGTGGATGATTCGCGCATGCTCATCACTCTCGTGGAGTCCATCCCGGCTGTTAAGGGGCTATCCGGCCGCGCACGCAAACGTCCAGGTAAGCTACATGCTGATCGAGCCCACGCTTCAAGAGCACATCGAGTCTGGCTGCGCCGGCGAGGAATGTCTGCAAGGATCGCACGCTACGGCGTGGAGTCACGCGAAAGGCTTGGCCGATGGCGTTGGGTCGTTGAACGCACCCTCGGCTGGCTACACCGTTTTCGCAGGCTGCGCATTCGTTATGAACGACGAGCCGACATCCACCAAGCCTTTCTCTCACTTGCCTGCTCACTCATCTGTTGGAAATACGTCGAGAGGTTTTGTCAGGCGCTCTAA
- a CDS encoding serine hydrolase domain-containing protein has translation MNRRQCIALAGAAALGRVVPVSAAGPAARYEAALAACTGFNGTVAVGQGARIRFSTAVGFADPQAATPMAVDTRFEAGSVSKWIAAMVVLKLVDDGKLALDEPIARYLPDYRADTGGRITLRHLMSHSSGVPNDIVAARKADPQVGLVPLEQMEAVRRFASGDLRFAPGSAWDYSHSNWLIVKAIVERASGKRYRDCVAAWLLEPLQLRDSGIFSGESSDVPGMAVAYAGLAPPFQRKVTAVPDYLAMAGGFYSSAPDMVRLMDGVLGGGILGPASRAALVRVIMPDQHYALGGRTRIETIAGKAREAAWEDGANGGFRLVARRVLADGASVVVFNNGSHDHRTLGLLASALMEAAYG, from the coding sequence GTGAATCGTCGTCAATGCATCGCCCTCGCCGGGGCCGCCGCCCTGGGGCGCGTGGTTCCCGTTTCCGCCGCCGGTCCGGCGGCGCGCTACGAGGCGGCGCTGGCCGCCTGTACCGGATTCAACGGCACCGTGGCGGTGGGGCAGGGCGCCCGCATCCGGTTCAGCACGGCGGTGGGTTTCGCCGATCCGCAGGCCGCCACGCCCATGGCCGTCGATACCCGCTTCGAAGCCGGCTCGGTGTCGAAATGGATCGCCGCGATGGTGGTGTTGAAACTGGTTGACGACGGCAAGCTGGCGCTGGATGAACCCATCGCGCGCTACCTGCCCGACTACCGGGCCGATACGGGCGGGCGCATCACGCTGCGCCACCTGATGAGCCATTCCAGCGGCGTGCCGAACGACATCGTGGCGGCCCGCAAGGCCGATCCGCAGGTGGGACTCGTGCCGCTGGAACAGATGGAAGCGGTGCGCCGCTTCGCCAGCGGCGACCTGCGCTTCGCGCCCGGCAGCGCCTGGGATTATTCGCACTCCAATTGGCTCATCGTCAAGGCTATCGTCGAACGGGCCAGTGGCAAGCGATACCGCGACTGCGTTGCCGCCTGGCTGCTCGAGCCGCTGCAACTGCGCGACAGCGGCATCTTCAGCGGCGAATCGAGCGATGTTCCCGGCATGGCCGTCGCCTATGCCGGCCTGGCGCCGCCGTTCCAGCGCAAGGTCACCGCGGTGCCGGACTACCTGGCGATGGCGGGCGGCTTCTACAGCAGCGCGCCGGACATGGTGCGCCTGATGGATGGCGTGCTGGGCGGCGGCATCCTCGGCCCGGCCTCGCGCGCGGCCCTGGTGCGCGTGATCATGCCCGACCAGCATTACGCGCTGGGCGGCCGCACCCGCATCGAAACCATTGCCGGCAAGGCGCGCGAAGCGGCCTGGGAAGACGGCGCCAACGGCGGCTTCCGTCTCGTTGCGCGGCGCGTGCTGGCGGATGGTGCAAGCGTCGTCGTATTTAACAATGGCAGCCACGATCATCGGACGCTGGGGCTGCTGGCAAGTGCGCTGATGGAGGCGGCTTATGGGTGA
- a CDS encoding amidohydrolase family protein, with product MIRFHTGLPARQEKKILAGDVVTMDGARTIVRQGRICIDGAAIVAVLKPADPLPAGFGNVEAIDTKGTIFPGLIDLHNHLTYNMLPLWNVPKKYTNRNQWRTEETSYQSDIARPASLLARHADADYTRAIIRYAECRSLFGGVTTAQGMSLSSSNGTRKLFEGLVRNVEQPLEQGWPTAGCQTLDYQREEIPTKLVPALSSGNPFFYHLSEGTDRAARQRFRDLLLDDGKWAVGKSMICIHCVGLKPRDFKVMARTAGMVWSPTSNLLLYGRTADVAAAKARGVPIALGADWSPSGCKNMLGELKIARAVSAKQGGLFSPRELVEMVTSVPAAMLGWTAHVGSIAAGLRADLLVVEGAHADPYTALIDAGETAIRAILIDGRIRVGEAGSFTAGDPLTSESFAIGGKEYHIDLVEDGDDAMGGMSLAAAVDKLAYGLEHLPELAEESAQESAHPTALMALADGPAWRLDLEMEDHGEHEALDGGHAHAHGMALAGIGLRAAAEAPVRPMELAPITAVDDAHFVERLLGNRNLPAYVRRSLQHRGFAQ from the coding sequence ATGATTCGATTCCATACAGGCCTGCCAGCGCGGCAGGAAAAGAAGATCCTGGCCGGCGACGTCGTCACGATGGATGGCGCCCGGACGATCGTCCGGCAGGGCCGCATCTGCATCGACGGCGCCGCCATTGTCGCCGTGCTGAAGCCGGCGGACCCGCTGCCGGCGGGATTCGGCAATGTCGAGGCGATCGATACGAAGGGCACCATCTTTCCGGGCCTGATCGACCTGCACAACCACCTGACCTACAACATGCTGCCGCTGTGGAACGTGCCGAAGAAATACACGAACCGCAATCAATGGCGCACGGAAGAGACGAGCTACCAGTCCGACATCGCCCGCCCGGCCAGCCTGCTGGCCCGCCATGCGGACGCCGACTACACCCGCGCGATCATCCGCTATGCCGAATGCCGCAGCCTGTTCGGCGGCGTGACCACCGCGCAGGGTATGTCGCTGTCGTCTTCGAACGGCACGCGCAAGCTGTTCGAAGGGCTGGTGCGCAACGTCGAGCAGCCGCTCGAGCAGGGCTGGCCCACGGCCGGATGCCAGACGCTGGACTACCAGCGCGAGGAAATCCCGACCAAGCTGGTACCGGCGCTGTCCAGCGGCAATCCGTTCTTCTACCACCTGAGCGAGGGCACCGACCGCGCGGCGCGCCAGCGCTTTCGCGACCTGCTGCTCGACGACGGCAAATGGGCCGTGGGCAAGTCGATGATCTGCATCCATTGCGTGGGCCTCAAGCCGCGGGATTTCAAGGTGATGGCCCGCACCGCCGGCATGGTCTGGTCGCCGACCAGCAACCTGCTGCTCTACGGCCGCACCGCCGACGTGGCCGCCGCCAAGGCGCGCGGCGTGCCGATCGCGCTGGGCGCGGACTGGAGCCCGAGCGGCTGCAAGAACATGCTCGGCGAGCTGAAGATCGCCCGCGCGGTCAGCGCGAAGCAGGGCGGGCTCTTTTCACCGCGGGAGCTGGTGGAGATGGTCACGTCGGTGCCGGCCGCCATGCTGGGATGGACCGCCCATGTGGGCAGCATCGCCGCGGGGCTGCGCGCCGACCTGCTCGTTGTCGAGGGAGCGCATGCCGACCCCTACACGGCACTGATCGATGCCGGGGAAACGGCGATCCGGGCGATCCTCATCGATGGCCGCATCCGGGTCGGCGAAGCCGGCAGCTTCACCGCCGGCGATCCGCTCACCAGCGAATCGTTCGCCATCGGCGGGAAGGAGTACCACATCGACCTGGTGGAAGACGGCGACGACGCGATGGGCGGCATGTCGCTCGCGGCGGCCGTGGACAAGCTCGCGTACGGCCTGGAGCACCTGCCCGAACTGGCGGAGGAATCGGCGCAGGAATCAGCGCACCCCACCGCGCTGATGGCGCTGGCGGACGGCCCGGCCTGGAGGCTCGACCTGGAAATGGAAGACCACGGCGAACACGAGGCGCTGGACGGCGGGCACGCGCACGCGCATGGCATGGCGCTGGCGGGTATCGGCTTGCGGGCCGCGGCGGAGGCGCCGGTACGCCCGATGGAGCTGGCGCCGATCACCGCGGTGGACGACGCGCACTTCGTCGAACGGCTGCTGGGCAACCGCAACCTGCCGGCCTATGTGAGACGGAGCCTGCAGCACCGGGGATTCGCGCAATAG
- a CDS encoding beta-glucosidase, which produces MMRAATIGRFRRTLPAIAVLCSMLPAAPAHAFGVPFKGNEVEARVGAMIDNMSLQQKFEFIRVNDGHMLPLLPSQGLAGTTAYDSSMGVHVGLGTFGTQFPSQSALAATWSINRAQQFGLAIGYETRQAGAQQMLSPGLNIFRTPYNGRNAEYVSGEDPFLGAVFGPAITNAIQAQGIQAAAKHYVANDQEANRHLTNVTVDERTLREIYLPGFESTVKNASPASVMCAFNKINGDYGCESHHLITEVLKGEWGYQGFVMSDFNSIHHPQKAAWAGADLDMPSALAFTDQTMYDLVYSNQVPMVVLDDKVRRNLRAMVSFGFDKALPVPTALDTAYGDAASLAVAREGIVLLRNDSGKGSMPVLPLAANARVAVIGDMAQQEPASPFGTAWAPTNRHISELSGLQQLNVDPANVTFIPGLSLNPKEAVWYQPGSTAQALNPGLKAEYFANTQLAGSAAVTRIEPGVAWNFMTGANVTASGSTSLSGFAATPGAFSARFTGTIKPTVTGEQVFKVRADGAYKLWVNDELVLSSDGAPIAGDVVNAYSASGKTAKLKAGSLYTVKLEYRRLSGAYFPVLGSINGIQMSWASLAAPDSLANYDAVVVAVGKNAEYEGEGADVAFELPEYQSELIRNVAKVNSNTVVVVHGGGPSEMGGWAKKTAAVLQAWYPGQFGGQAVAEILYGTVNPSGKLPVTIGGVAGDYPTSAGYGAIADYQPSGNFADAATNPAKKTLAYSEGVFMGYRGFDKSGTKPLYPFGFGLSYTTFAYGNLALSSSKLAAGATVNATFTLTNTGTKAGYEVAQLYVRPATAAVARPKQELKGFAKVFLQAGETKTVSIPVDARSLAYYTTATGAWQVDAGKYTIHVGSSSADLPQKAGLTVQSALQLSTASSNPLPAPVQEAVQVAAGRAY; this is translated from the coding sequence ATGATGCGCGCCGCTACCATCGGGCGTTTCCGGCGCACCCTGCCCGCCATCGCCGTGCTGTGCAGCATGCTGCCGGCGGCCCCGGCCCATGCCTTCGGCGTGCCGTTCAAGGGCAACGAAGTCGAGGCCCGCGTGGGCGCCATGATCGACAACATGAGCCTGCAGCAGAAGTTCGAATTCATCCGCGTGAACGACGGCCACATGCTGCCGCTGCTGCCGTCGCAAGGCCTGGCGGGCACCACGGCCTACGACTCGTCGATGGGCGTGCACGTCGGCCTCGGCACGTTCGGCACGCAATTCCCGTCGCAATCGGCGCTGGCGGCCACGTGGAGCATCAACCGCGCGCAGCAGTTCGGGCTGGCGATCGGCTACGAAACCCGCCAGGCCGGCGCCCAGCAGATGCTGTCGCCGGGCCTGAACATCTTCCGTACGCCGTACAACGGCCGCAATGCCGAGTATGTCAGCGGCGAAGATCCGTTCCTGGGCGCGGTGTTCGGCCCCGCCATCACGAACGCGATCCAGGCCCAGGGCATCCAGGCCGCGGCCAAGCACTACGTGGCCAACGACCAGGAAGCCAACCGGCACCTGACGAACGTGACGGTGGATGAACGCACGCTGCGCGAAATCTACCTGCCCGGCTTCGAATCGACCGTCAAGAACGCCAGCCCCGCTTCGGTGATGTGCGCGTTCAACAAGATCAACGGCGACTATGGCTGCGAAAGCCATCACCTGATCACCGAGGTGCTGAAGGGCGAATGGGGCTACCAGGGCTTCGTGATGAGCGATTTCAACTCGATCCACCACCCCCAGAAAGCCGCCTGGGCCGGCGCCGACCTCGACATGCCGAGCGCCCTGGCATTCACGGACCAGACCATGTACGACCTGGTTTACAGCAACCAGGTGCCGATGGTGGTGCTGGACGACAAGGTGCGTCGCAACCTGCGCGCCATGGTCAGCTTCGGCTTCGACAAGGCGCTGCCGGTGCCGACGGCGCTGGACACGGCCTACGGCGATGCCGCCTCGCTGGCGGTCGCCCGCGAAGGCATCGTGCTGCTGCGTAACGACAGCGGCAAGGGCTCGATGCCGGTGCTGCCGCTGGCCGCCAATGCCCGCGTCGCCGTCATCGGCGACATGGCGCAACAGGAACCCGCTTCCCCGTTCGGCACCGCCTGGGCGCCGACCAACCGCCACATCTCGGAACTGAGCGGCCTGCAGCAGCTCAACGTGGACCCGGCCAACGTCACCTTCATCCCGGGGCTGTCGCTGAATCCGAAGGAAGCCGTGTGGTACCAGCCCGGTTCCACGGCGCAGGCGCTGAACCCCGGCCTGAAGGCCGAGTACTTCGCCAATACCCAGCTGGCCGGCTCGGCCGCCGTCACGCGCATCGAACCCGGCGTGGCATGGAATTTCATGACCGGCGCCAATGTGACGGCGAGCGGATCGACCTCGCTGTCCGGCTTCGCCGCCACGCCGGGCGCATTCTCGGCACGTTTCACCGGCACCATCAAGCCGACCGTGACCGGCGAGCAGGTGTTCAAGGTGCGCGCCGACGGCGCCTACAAGCTGTGGGTCAACGACGAGCTGGTACTGTCCTCCGACGGCGCACCGATCGCGGGCGACGTCGTCAATGCCTACAGTGCTTCGGGCAAGACGGCGAAGCTGAAGGCCGGCTCGCTGTACACGGTGAAGCTGGAATACCGCCGCCTGTCGGGCGCCTACTTCCCGGTGCTGGGCAGCATCAACGGCATCCAGATGAGCTGGGCCTCGCTGGCCGCGCCGGACAGCCTGGCGAACTATGACGCGGTGGTTGTCGCCGTGGGCAAGAACGCCGAGTACGAAGGCGAAGGCGCCGACGTGGCCTTCGAGCTGCCGGAATACCAGTCGGAGCTGATCAGGAACGTGGCCAAGGTGAACTCGAACACGGTCGTGGTCGTGCATGGCGGCGGCCCGTCGGAAATGGGCGGCTGGGCGAAGAAGACGGCGGCGGTGCTGCAAGCCTGGTACCCCGGCCAGTTCGGCGGCCAGGCCGTGGCGGAAATCCTGTACGGCACCGTCAATCCATCGGGCAAGCTGCCGGTGACGATCGGCGGCGTCGCGGGCGACTACCCGACATCGGCCGGCTACGGCGCGATCGCGGACTACCAGCCATCGGGCAATTTCGCCGATGCGGCGACCAATCCGGCGAAGAAGACGCTGGCGTATTCGGAAGGCGTGTTCATGGGCTACCGGGGCTTCGACAAATCCGGCACCAAGCCGCTGTATCCGTTCGGCTTCGGTCTTTCGTACACCACGTTCGCCTACGGCAACCTGGCACTGTCGAGCAGCAAGCTGGCCGCCGGGGCCACCGTGAACGCCACGTTCACGCTGACCAACACGGGCACGAAGGCCGGCTATGAAGTCGCGCAGCTGTACGTGCGGCCCGCCACGGCGGCGGTGGCGCGGCCGAAACAGGAGCTGAAAGGCTTCGCCAAGGTGTTCCTGCAGGCGGGCGAGACCAAGACCGTGTCGATCCCGGTCGATGCACGCTCGCTGGCCTACTACACCACGGCCACGGGCGCCTGGCAGGTGGATGCCGGCAAGTACACGATCCATGTGGGCAGCTCTTCCGCCGATTTGCCGCAGAAGGCCGGGCTGACGGTGCAATCGGCGCTGCAGCTGTCGACCGCGTCGTCGAACCCGCTGCCGGCACCGGTGCAGGAAGCGGTGCAGGTCGCGGCCGGGCGCGCCTACTGA
- a CDS encoding TetR/AcrR family transcriptional regulator gives MRRKSEERRHHIMQVATATFSELGVENTTMSEIVSRLGGSKSTIYSYFPSKDELVQAVLAQAAEFRLQDAFAALDPARPLAATLRQFGRAYLAQLLTPEMLSATRIAQQDGARNGNGMRFYDKGPRTGWAIVQAYLAHHAAAGTLVAGDTWVAAMHLKGLLQGELLDRAMFGEVPAEPAIHDAADRAVEAFLRAYLAR, from the coding sequence ATGAGAAGAAAATCCGAAGAGCGGCGCCATCACATCATGCAGGTGGCGACCGCTACCTTTTCCGAACTCGGCGTGGAGAACACCACCATGTCCGAGATCGTTTCCCGCCTCGGCGGGTCCAAGTCCACGATCTACAGCTACTTTCCCTCCAAGGACGAACTCGTGCAGGCCGTGCTTGCCCAGGCGGCGGAATTTCGCCTGCAGGATGCGTTCGCCGCGCTCGATCCGGCCCGACCGCTGGCGGCAACGCTGCGGCAGTTCGGCCGCGCCTACCTGGCGCAGCTGCTGACGCCCGAGATGCTGTCGGCCACGCGCATCGCCCAGCAGGACGGCGCGCGCAACGGCAATGGCATGCGCTTCTACGACAAGGGCCCGCGCACCGGCTGGGCCATCGTGCAGGCCTATCTCGCGCACCACGCCGCGGCCGGCACGCTCGTCGCCGGCGACACGTGGGTGGCGGCGATGCACCTGAAAGGCCTGCTGCAGGGCGAGCTGCTCGATCGCGCGATGTTCGGCGAAGTGCCGGCGGAGCCCGCGATCCACGACGCCGCGGACCGTGCCGTCGAGGCGTTCCTGCGCGCCTACCTGGCCCGCTGA